The DNA window CTCTCATGGTGATTCTGAATCCGGACGATTCAGATATGGGACACGTCGATGGATACACCTTGTGGCATCGGAAAGCTGATGATGCAGACTATCCTGGAGATCCTACTTGCAGATTGTTTAAACCAAACACTAAGTTCTTGCTTTCCGGTCTAGCTTCTGCAACGCAGTATGTTCTCAAGGTTGTTGCCCTTGACACGGATAGAGAGGCAGGCTTCTGTGAACTTCGGTTTCAGACTCAAGACGATGAGCCAAAGTCTAAAATCTTGGAAGTGGAAAGGAGTGAGAGCCCAGTGACCACCAACTGCAGCAGTCTGTCTAATCCCTCTTCTGTTGAAGACGAAACAAACAATACTGTCCCTTGCAGTAACGTCTCGGATCAGAGCCAGAAGGAGGCAACGACGATGGCTGGGGATATAATCTCTCTGCTGCACGAGGAGTACAGTATGGTAAAAACCAGCTGCAGCCCACCAGAGGCAGGCACATTGGTGAAAGAAAGCAACAAGGAGTCTTCAAATGTGCAAATGGCTGAGGACACGAGCACTGACAATGGGTCTAACACGCCTCCTCGGACTGGCCTAGAATGTGTCCCCAGCTCGGAAGCCGGCCTGCCCATCACTCCCTGCAGGTTTGAGAATGCAAAAGAGGCCGCTGGAAGGGGCAGCTGGCCTAAATTTGGCTGGAAAGACCTCAAAACGAGAGGTGAGAGGGACACGGAGCCTCAAGCAGGGAGCTCATCGAGGAAAAGGAATGGTGAGAGGAGAGATGAGGAATGCAGTGGCATAGGAGACAAGGACTTTGAGTACTACGTGAAGGTGATCCGTTGGCTGGAGCGCGAGGGCCATATTGAGATGGGGTTTCGCCAGAAATTCTTGACATGGTACAGCCTGAGAGCAACGCCACAGGAGGCACGCGTTGTGAAGGTATTCATCGATACGTTTGTTGAAGATCCCGAGTCTCTTGCTGGGCAGCTTCTTGATTCTTTCTCTGATATGGTTTCGAATAAGAGGTGTTTGACAATACCTGCTGGATTTTGTTCGAAGCTTTGGCACTGAGGCAGAGGCAGAGACAGATAACAGAGCTTCAAAGGATTATGAGCATGGGGATTTTTTATTGATGCTTATTCTttgaattttagaaaatatcTTAGACATCATTCTTCATTGAAAGTAGCATTACTAAATTAAAGTATTTTGATGCATAAGAGTTTGGCCTCTTGTGATATATGATCATAACTTTTGTGCTCCACAAATTCTGTATATCTTTTCAGCACAGCTGGaaaatttaagattgcactacagaaatactccctccgttcatgTTAATAAAGGCGTTTCATTTTCGCCCAAGTTCGTATTAAACTCAACAAGTTATACAGTCATCAACCAACAAAGTGATCTAAAGCAAGTAGAACATATACAACTTCTAAAATAGTTTTGGCACTGTTTTCTTGAAACACTAGATATTTTATCATCCTTATGGAAATCCCATAAGTTAGACAGGACTGGTCACAATAATCTGCAGAAATGACAAATTTCAAGAAAGTTGTTTACAAAGTTAACATGACTGAGTAGGTGAGATAGGCATTGACGACGACAATTTCATGCTGCATGACCTTCGCCTTACATTGGCTCAAGCTCAACGGATATACTTATTCTGATTACATACTTTTCATGTAAAAATTTTCATCATACGCCAACATGCTCATGAACATCGAGAAAAGTAATTTTTACATCGTAATACAACCAAGAAAATGCACATCAACCAAGTATAGATTACCTAAAAAATTGACTGGAAGCAGTAATGCTGGAAGCAAGCTATGAGTTCTTATAACATCAACTTTTAGTGCAACGAACTTAATAGTCTGTCGAATACAACAAAGGTGAGCACGCAAATAACCATTATAAGTTAGGAGTTTATCTTCAATACTAGTATCACTTAAATCAACCAGTAGAATGCATTTGAATAACCAAAATAGTCAACAAATCAAATAAATCGAACAAAATTGCAATAATCACTTGAAGAACTTAATCCTCCGACCTGCAACACCATCAGCTTGATTTGGGTTGCACCTTCTTCCGCTTCTTGATCATGGTTGATGGCCTCACCTTCAATCTATTTTGAGCTTTCTTCTTCTGCTTGGCCTTTTTCTTGACAGGTGGCATCTCCACAACGGGCCCCGGGGGCACCCCCTTCTTCAATGCACTACCCCTTGGAGTAACTGACGGCGGTAACCTTAGACTCTCCGGAGGCAGAGGAGTCTGTGGCTTCCAAACCAAGTTGTTCTTCATGGAAAACCTAACCTTCTTGCCACTCTTCTCCACACTCTTTCCATCAGCATGATCTCCACTATCTGCAGTTCCATTAGTGTTCACATCACCAAGCTCCTGTTCGTGTCCCACCTTTGCCCTCCTTGCTCGCTTACTAGGTTTCTTAGCAATTGCAGGAACAGGGGATGAATCTGAATCATCACCACTTTCAGGATCCATTTCCGCAGCAACTTTCTCAAACTGTTTCTGAAGATTCAGTATCACGGTTTCACTCAACTCATTCTCCATACAATCGCTTAGTATATCGCCCGAACCACTATCCAATTCCATATTCTCAGAGCCACTAATCCTAATCAAATCACCATTTTGTTCAGCTTCAGCAGATGGTTTATTCTCATCAccctttctcttctttttcttatcaCCCCCATCTTTACCCTTTTTAGCCTTCTTACTCTTCTTCTTATTCTGCTTCTCTATTTCATTATCCAACTGATCATCATGAACCACATTCTCAGTTCCTTCCTGAGACCCTCCATCCACATTATCCTCAAAATCAACGGGTAACAACTGGGGAACCTCTGCATCATCATCTTCGTTGTATTCAGGTATACAAATTTCAATACCAGATGATTGCAATTCCTTCTCCAACTTCAAAAACTGTTCATGCAGCCCCAATACAACTTTCCTATTCCCCTGAATGCAATCGACAGACGAAGTAACCTCATAAAGTTTCCCAGACAAACACATCTTTAAAGTAACCACACCCAACAAAGCAGTCCCTTTGCCTTCATCGCAACCCTCTCCCAACTTCTTCTTCGACAAAAGTTCAGTCCCCGCCTTTACCAGCTCATCAAATAGGTTACTCTTCACCTTCCCTAACAAAATCTTATCAGTTCCCCTCATCAAAACCGTAAAAAATGGCCCCAAAATCACATCAACCACCTCCTTCTGCACCGGAAATCCGACAGCCGCCAACTCCTCCAAAAACACAGACGCCAGATGATAATTGACCCCATTCCCCTGCAAGTTATCATCCGCCAACAAAGCATCACTCTCCAAAACCCCAAAATATTCCCTCAAAACACCCAAATCCCACTTCCTCAACCTCATCAAACCAAACAAGGCTTTTACAAAACGGCGTATGAGCAAGTAGAACTTATCCAACCGCAGCCGGTCAATTCCGGGCCACTCCCGGCGAAGCGTGACCAGAAACCCGCGGAAAAACTCCAATGAAACGGCGGGCTGCAGCGAATGGAAGAGAGAAATGAGACGATCGATTAGGGCGACCTGATTGGGGGTCTTGTCGGCGTGCCAGAGGCAGTAAAAGAGGCCTTTCCAGAGCTTCTTGACGTCGGAATCGGAGAGCTGCTGCGATTGGGCGGCGAGCCATGACTGAAGCAGGCGCAGAGATTGAGATCTGACGGAGGTACTGCACGACGCCAAATGCTTGATGAGGGTGGGGCCAGTGGCGGCGGCGAGAGCCGGAATTAAGGGTTTGGGCTCCCGACTCCTCTTCTTCATTGAGGATTAATGGTGGCGGACTCAGAGAGAGGGTTAGGGTTTGTTGGATTTTAGGGCTTTTGTTTCAGTGATGAGATTTTGAAATTTGTAAAGAAAAAGGGAAACtgttaaatttttaattacataTGGTAAGTCTAATTGATTTCAATCTTgtaagtaaatttttttttgaagtgtggccacttttcattttttcaaagTGCTGGTTGAGACCAGATGCATCCAACACGAAtatgaaataaacaaaaaatattgttTAAAATGTTTTGGCTAATATAGATAGGTTTCCAAATTCATTGTAGCATCTTCATTTTAGTTGATATTGTAACTTTTAGCGGACACAAAATAGATCATTGGTTCATCATCGTACTCAAATTAATAATTTGTagattaaaatcaaatttatgaGTAGCtaaaatatagtagaatttttaggatttgataGTAGCTTTAGCTTAGGGtttggttttattttatatgtactTTGGAATAATGCTTCTGTTTCTGACAAATTATTGGATGATCAAGAGGCATATTATGGAATCGAGTACTATAATTGAGAGAATAGATAACAAACTAATTACTAAGGATGTGGGTGATCTTGGGTTCGTCGTCTCAAGTTAATTATTGGGctgtgggaagtcctagtgctaGCCTATTGGCTAGTCAtagctattgtggatgctctaataggcGCTTGCGTCTCCATATCAATTTTAATAAGGAAAGTTATGTCTAACCTCCTATAAGAAATACAACTCCTATTAAAAATATGCTATAATCAATAtgtaaatgggatcatgcacatatttgaatattaatgtCATTAATCAGTGTTTGTTGTTAAATGGATTCAGATCGGCAATGGGTGTTTGGTATCTTTGCTTTGGTTTTGAAGTAAGAATCAGATTACATCCTTTGTTGGGGTGATCTAATTGAAACAGACGAAGATCAAGCCTAACAAGCCTCAGCCGTCGCCATAAAAGATCACCAGACCAGAGGAATGAGCAAATACTCGGCATAAAAGAGCTGCAAAGCAGAAGAAGAGGTCACATATCTGCTTTTACATTGAAGGAATCATACAAACACGATTCAACAACAGCTCGAAAACATGGATTGTGTTTGTGTGATCTCCAGTTTTGAAACCAGATAACACACCCAAGTATCAAGCTTTCATAAGTTTCGAGTTGCCAGTGCGAGTAGTCAGACATTCtgcaagaaagaaagagaaggaattGGATCGGTTACCTTCCATATGAACATATAAAAGGATGTTATTGCTTCCTTGCTCTTGAAATCAATAGACTTTGCTCGGCTCCACAGAAGATACCCCAACACAGTGTGGCCAATGACCTAAAAGCAATGGCAACGAGAAAGCAATGAGTAGGTAGTCAGTCATTTGCGATTCTTTTGACAAGTCTGAGTCTAGATTGGCCTGTTCCTGGATTTATCATATCAAATGATCGACCCATAATGAGAACAGCGTTGGCAAAAGTTGGCTTACCATGACCCACTTGCTCCACGTGCAACAAGATGTAATTCCAACAGACAAGGCAACGGCATATGCCATTTCAAGAAGTGAAATGCAGATCCAGAAAACCTACCACAGAGATCTCAAAAAAATGTTAAGCCTGGAAGTCATGTATGTAATGCTTGGGCGAGAAAAAAAGTCGGCAGTAACTGATACTGACCTTCTCTTGGCCAAGTCGGACTGTAAATGATTGAATTCCATAAATCTTGTCCCCAACAATATCGGGTATATCCTATACACATTAAATAGGGAAGTCGGGAGATAAATTTCAGTGCAGACGAATATGACACATGAGGTCACTAATAGGAAGCAATTCAAGCTTGTTTCACATCAGAAATACATAAGTTCCCTAACATATGCCTTATGCACAAGTGCAGATATCGTCTCATTTGTTGATTGAGAAAACACACTTGAAAATTTAGAACAATTTCGTGCATATGTTGCTTGCTCTTATGTGAAAGAACCACAATATAATCCGCAGCTTAGATAACGGTATCATAGAGAAATTCACCTTAAACAGCGCAATGACGACGGAGAAGAAGCTCATGAATGCAGTTGCAAAAATCACAGGCTTTGTTAGGGTGCCTGGTCGTCCAAACACATAAGTCTGGAAAAGGAAAGGACATTAAATCCTatgaaaattaaagaaatgaTATATGATACAAATCATTATACGGAAACACACCACAAGAATGGACAtgatgaaaaggaaaaaaaactgCAACAAAAATCATCACCTGGATGTGCAAATAGAAAGCTATTTGCACGATCACTGCTCACACAGCAAAGATGCACATTGCTGCAACTACAGCGAATCTTTTCCATCTCAAAAGTGGTATCTGCAAAGAGTGTATGCCAATATGCATAATACTATAAAGCACGTGAATGGCAAATGTGCAATAAAACCAACTTACATCAATAGAATACACAGTTCCTAGCATAAAACTGATGAAGAGGGCCCAAAATAACGGCCACGAGCCAACAACCCATCCAAGCCAAAAGCTCTGAGGATGGGAAAGCAGCAATTTTAGTCCGTCGAGATGTTGGATggcataaataatactcccttcgtcccaccaTAAGCGAGGCGCTTCATTTCGGCACTCATTTTGGGAAAATGacattaaatagttaaagtagagatagagtaaaataagagaaggaATATTGTAGAGAAGATTCTTATCTACAATATTCCATCTTTTACTCCACTCTAAATCCACCTTAACTATTTAATACTATCATTTTCCCAAAAGGAGTGCCAAAATGAAGCGCCTCGCTTatgctgggacggagggagtactaaaacaTAAGAAAACTAAGTAGAATCTATTTACGCACCAAGATGCCAAATGATGATACAATCAATACACCAGTTTTGACCGAATATTCTCCAGATGCCAACGGAAGGCATGGTTTATTTACCTGACATGAGATTGAGAATAATGTCAAGTTTTCATCTAACATGACAAACATTATTTAAGATGAGGGAATAAAGAATTAATAGAACTTCCACCATCAGAAAAGCACATTGCAAATTTGCAACACATACAGTTCAAGCTTCTGCAGTCTAAAAGGATTGACAGTTCTAGTTTAACCTATGTTTGTACCTAATATTATCTCATAGTGAGCTCAAAAACCAGAAGATAGAAAATAAAAGATGTTATTTTGAGATTTGAGCATCAAATATGAAGTTTTAGCGTAATAAACTACAAGCACATGAGCCTCAGGATTTTGACCATCGTGATAGAGAATGATCCTCCCATTTACTATAACTGTCGGTCCTCCTTTAAAGAAGAAGCTTATC is part of the Salvia splendens isolate huo1 chromosome 6, SspV2, whole genome shotgun sequence genome and encodes:
- the LOC121809648 gene encoding VIN3-like protein 2 isoform X2, whose amino-acid sequence is MFGGSGKRGSLSMEQKRQLIYEVSKWPEAEGGASEMFQAWSRQEILQVLCAELGKERKYTGLTKSKLIENLMKIVREKISQEPGSANATEVDPSLENGERTPKRQRKSDHPNRLVVANGAAVVTTEIDSNNNTMCCKNSACKAKMNHNDVFCKRCSCCICHQYDDNKDPSLWLICNVDPPFCGLSCGMSCHLECALRHENSGISQDRQDKGLDGSFCCVSCGKVNDLLSSWRKQLVVARDTRRVDILCYRLSLSQKILAGTKHYQHLSSIIDEAVQKLEEDVGPLTGLPVKKARGIVNRLSSGPEIQRLCASALESLDFMLSNRASDMSSVGCNVLGPELVRFADIRASSLMVILNPDDSDMGHVDGYTLWHRKADDADYPGDPTCRLFKPNTKFLLSGLASATQYVLKVVALDTDREAGFCELRFQTQDDEPKSKILEVERSESPVTTNCSSLSNPSSVEDETNNTVPCSNVSDQSQKEATTMAGDIISLLHEEYSMVKTSCSPPEAGTLVKESNKESSNVQMAEDTSTDNGSNTPPRTGLECVPSSEAGLPITPCRFENAKEAAGRGSWPKFGWKDLKTRGERDTEPQAGSSSRKRNGERRDEECSGIGDKDFEYYVKVIRWLEREGHIEMGFRQKFLTWYSLRATPQEARVVKVFIDTFVEDPESLAGQLLDSFSDMVSNKRCLTIPAGFCSKLWH
- the LOC121809648 gene encoding VIN3-like protein 2 isoform X3, coding for MPISMEPSALEGSLSMEQKRQLIYEVSKWPEAEGGASEMFQAWSRQEILQVLCAELGKERKYTGLTKSKLIENLMKIVREKISQEPGSANATEVDPSLENGERTPKRQRKSDHPNRLVVANGAAVVTTEIDSNNNTMCCKNSACKAKMNHNDVFCKRCSCCICHQYDDNKDPSLWLICNVDPPFCGLSCGMSCHLECALRHENSGISQDRQDKGLDGSFCCVSCGKVNDLLSSWRKQLVVARDTRRVDILCYRLSLSQKILAGTKHYQHLSSIIDEAVQKLEEDVGPLTGLPVKKARGIVNRLSSGPEIQRLCASALESLDFMLSNRASDMSSELVRFADIRASSLMVILNPDDSDMGHVDGYTLWHRKADDADYPGDPTCRLFKPNTKFLLSGLASATQYVLKVVALDTDREAGFCELRFQTQDDEPKSKILEVERSESPVTTNCSSLSNPSSVEDETNNTVPCSNVSDQSQKEATTMAGDIISLLHEEYSMVKTSCSPPEAGTLVKESNKESSNVQMAEDTSTDNGSNTPPRTGLECVPSSEAGLPITPCRFENAKEAAGRGSWPKFGWKDLKTRGERDTEPQAGSSSRKRNGERRDEECSGIGDKDFEYYVKVIRWLEREGHIEMGFRQKFLTWYSLRATPQEARVVKVFIDTFVEDPESLAGQLLDSFSDMVSNKRCLTIPAGFCSKLWH
- the LOC121808413 gene encoding ribosomal RNA processing protein 1 homolog; this translates as MKKRSREPKPLIPALAAATGPTLIKHLASCSTSVRSQSLRLLQSWLAAQSQQLSDSDVKKLWKGLFYCLWHADKTPNQVALIDRLISLFHSLQPAVSLEFFRGFLVTLRREWPGIDRLRLDKFYLLIRRFVKALFGLMRLRKWDLGVLREYFGVLESDALLADDNLQGNGVNYHLASVFLEELAAVGFPVQKEVVDVILGPFFTVLMRGTDKILLGKVKSNLFDELVKAGTELLSKKKLGEGCDEGKGTALLGVVTLKMCLSGKLYEVTSSVDCIQGNRKVVLGLHEQFLKLEKELQSSGIEICIPEYNEDDDAEVPQLLPVDFEDNVDGGSQEGTENVVHDDQLDNEIEKQNKKKSKKAKKGKDGGDKKKKRKGDENKPSAEAEQNGDLIRISGSENMELDSGSGDILSDCMENELSETVILNLQKQFEKVAAEMDPESGDDSDSSPVPAIAKKPSKRARRAKVGHEQELGDVNTNGTADSGDHADGKSVEKSGKKVRFSMKNNLVWKPQTPLPPESLRLPPSVTPRGSALKKGVPPGPVVEMPPVKKKAKQKKKAQNRLKVRPSTMIKKRKKVQPKSS